The nucleotide window TTGCTTGAGCAGATTTCAGCGTAGTAGAAGGTACATAGCCTTGCTGACCTTTATATTCAATATGTGCCCACCCAGCTTTGACATTATGTAAAAGGACAATTGCTTTTGGTGGTAATGCTGTAATCGGTGTAACATAGTCCTCTGATAGTAAGTATGTTTCCTCTACAACAGTTCTTACCGCTGTTTTATTTTGCGCTGCTTTGGTTTCAATGTTCAGAAAGGCAATGCTTAGCAATAATACAGCAAGTAAACTAAAGAGCCATTTTTTCATATACGATCTCTCCTTTGCTTACCATTATATGCGACAGCGAATAAATAAGTAAAAAGAGAAGTCTGAAAAAAGGAAGGAATTTTTTACAATAAAGCGTTTATAGCAAATAATACATTGTCTGAAAAGTAGCGCATTCAGGCTTCTTTTCAGACAATTATTATTGCTACAGTGTAATTGCTTTCACTTCGTCAATGTTTTCGAGCTGTGCGACATATTGTAAATCTTCAGCTGTGACAATATTGTCGATTGCCAGCATCATTACTGCCGAACCACCGACCATATCGCGACCTACTTGCATTGTGGCGATATTAATATCCTTTTCAGCTAATTTTGTTGCGACGCGACCGATTGCGCCAGGCTTATCCGTATTTTTAACATATAAAAGGTTACCTGCTGGAATAACATCGACTACAAAGCCCTCTACTTTGACAATGCGTGCACCTAAACCATTTAATAAAGTACCTGCAACTGTATGCGTTTCATTAGCTGTTTTAATTTCAACTGTAATTAAATTTGTAAAGCCTTTTGCTGTCGTTGTTTTATGCTCATTAATGTTCATGCCGATACGCTCAGCAAGGTAACGAGCGTTGACATTGTTGACATGTGTGCCGTGGTTTGTTGATAGCAAGCCTTTAATTGCATTTGCTGTTAACGGGCGTACATCAAAGTTTGCAACATCCCCAGCATAGGAAATATTTAATTCCTTTACTGCTTCAGTTGTTACTTGAATTAGAAATTGTCCAAGCTTTTCAGCAAGCCCGAAAAACGGCTCGATTTGTGCTAGCTTTTCTTTTGAAATGGACGGCATATTGACAGGGTTTGTAACAGTGCCTGTTTTGAAAAATTTAATAATATCATTTGATACATCAACAGCAACAGATTCCTGTGCCTCGATAGTAGATGCGCCTAAATGTGGTGTTGCAATGACTTCAGGTAATGTTAATAATGGATGGTCTGTTGCAGGCTCTGTAATGAAAACATCTAATGCTGCACCTGCTACTTTTTTCGCTACAATCGCATCGTATAAATCATCTTCATTAATAATACCGCCGCGTGCACAGTTAATAATGCGAACACCGTCTTTCATAATAGCAAAGCGCTCTTTATTAATCAGGTTGCGCGTTTCTGGTAATAACGGTGTATGCACTGTAATAAAGTCAGCCGCAGCACATACTTCATCAACTGTTCCTTTTGTGACACCAAGCTCTTGTGCACGCTCCTCAGATAAAAATGGATCGTAGGCAATCACTTTCATGCGCTGACCTTTTGCTCGATATGCGACTTCCACACCGATACGTCCCATGCCAATAATACCTAAAACTTTATGTTTTAATTCAACACCAACATAAGATTTGCGATCCCAAATACCATTTTTTAACGTATTAAATGCTTGTGGGATGTAGCGGGCAAGCGCAGTCATCATCGCAATCGTATGCTCAGCTGCAGAGTTTGTATTGCCATCTGGCGCATTGACAACGATAATTCCATGCTCTGTTGCAGCGGCTAAGTCGATATTATCAACACCAACACCTGCACGCCCAATCAATTTTAAATTTTTGGCTGCTTCAATTACTTCGCGTGTTACAGTTGTTTGTGAACGCACTAACAGCACATCAACATTGGCAATTTTTTCGATTAATTGCGACTGTGTTAAGCCTGTATCTGTTATGATATTTAAATTCAATTCAGATTCTTGGATTAATGGATAAATGCCATCCTCACTTAATGGATCAGCGATAAAAACCGTAATTGCTTTTGTTGCTCTTTCTACTGCTTGCGTTGTCATCATTTCATTCTCTCCTTTAATTTTTAAATAAAATAAAAAGCCCTTCGCTCCCTACATCAACATGTAAGGGGCGAAAGGCTATAAAGAACATACTTACGCGGTACCACCCTTATTCATTGCAAAAATATTCAGAAAAATATAATTGCAATCTTTCCAATGCGTAACGAGCATGACGCGGATAAGTATACTGTAATTTTCCACTTATCTATTCAGGAGTGGAACTACATTCGTCTTCTTCACTGATTCGCACCAACCATCAGCTCTCTTTAGAACAAGTACGATGAGCATGTCTCCGTCACAATATTTTGCATATTTAAATTTGATAACATCATAAGCCGGAAATAAATGTTTGTCAACGACTTTTTCCGAAAAAAACGAAAAAATAATCTGAAAAATTTGTTTGTATGCACTGAAAAGCGAACTAATTTATTAAAATATTTTATTAATGTTCGTATTTTGTAACCGTTATCATTTTAAGAAAAGCTTATTATAACAAAGAATACAGAATATTGAGTTAATTGTAATTTAAAATGGAAAATGTTCGATATTTACTAAATTTTTTTTAGAAAAAGGAATTCGACAATAAAAGTAGAATATTAAAAGTGAATGGATATTCATTATTGGAGGAGATAGCTGTGAATTACACAACAATTAATTTAGAAATATTAGAGCGAAAAGCGATTTTAACATTAAATCGTCCACAAGCAATGAATGCAATGGATGCGACAATGATGCAGGAATTAGCTAACTGCTTAGAGCAGTTACACGAACAACCGGATGTGCAAGTGTTAATTGTCAAAGGTGAAGGCCGTGCCTTTTCAGCTGGTGGCGATATTAAAATGATGCTTGGTGCAGATGGAGCGGTTGATTTTGAAGCGCTGATGTCCTCAATTACCCGCTTTACAAAAGCCTACTACACATTGCCGATGCTAACGATTGCACAAATCCATGGTGCAGCAGCTGGGTTAGCCTTTAGCCTAGCGTTAGCAAGTGATGTAGTTGTTGCAGAAGAATCCGCAAAGCTTGCGATGAACTTTATTGGCATTGGACTTGTTCCAGATGGTGGCGGTCATTTCTTTATGAAGGAGCGCTTAGGTGTAGCAAAAGCGAAGCAGCTCATTTGGGAAGGCAAAGTGATGGAGGCACAGGAGGCATTAGCACAAGGATTAGTAGATTACGTTGTGCCAGATAGTGCGGCAACTGCAACCGTAGACCAAATTGTAGGTAAAATGCTAGCATCACCAATTGCTGCAATGCTTGAAACAAAGCAAATTTTGCATACAGAAAAATTACCAGAGCTAGAGCGTATTTTGCAGGCAGAAGCTAAAGCTCAAGCAAAAATGCATGCAACAAAGGATCATCAAGAGGGCATTACGGCATTTGTTGAAAAGCGCCCACCTAATTTTATAGGGCAGTAAGCAAAAAAAACGCGAAAATCCATTTTCGCGTTTTTTATATTTTTCCAAGAAAAAATTAAAATTGATTGTAGTTATTAATAAAATTACGATAGTGTAAAGTTTGTTATTCCTCATTTCATATAGAAAATACACAATAGCTATAATCAATAAATAAACGCAGCTATACATCCCTAACAAATTGTTAACTTTAGTTGGGAAATAAATAGAAAAAATATATGGAGAATAAACACCAAATGTTGTCTATTAATTGGCGTGTTTTTAGGGAGAAATGCTTTTTATTAGGCACACACTCGTTGATTGAAGTGGAGGGTGGCGACTCCAGCGGAAAGTGTGCGAGCTGAAAAACCATTTATTTCGGCATTCGCCAAAATAAATTAGTTGAAGCCGTATCCACGGAAAGCGTCCACTCGCAACGGAAATCAACGAATTCTTAGGTATTCTCTGTAAAATAAAGGCTCATCAACACGCCTGTTATTATCTTTCATAAAAAGCCATACAATACAGCTACATAGTATAGTTAGAATGCTACTGCCTAATACTAATGCCAAATTTTAACCTCCTTCAAATATTGAATAAATTTCTCTTAAGCATAGCATCGCTTTCTGCAAAAAGGAGTAAATCTGCTAGTCAAATAAAATTCACTGTACATCTATGCGAAAGATGATTATTATATAAAAGATAAAATTGAGGGGAAGCATATATGGAAGGCAAATATTATACAAATCAAAGTGTCAATGTTTATTGTCCTACAGTAGAAAAGGCAGTGGATACTTGTTCACACTATATAACGAATAATGAGCGATTATTGCTTGAAGTGCCATTTGAGCAATATGAGGAAATTATTAGTGTTATGAAGCAGCAAGTAAGCGATACAATTGATTACACCCAAATCATTAAAAAAGGCGCTTTTACTTATGCCCAAATTGAACATATAACACTTGCAAGAAATATTCATGGTTTAACGATGGATGAGCAGGGACGTATCCATTTTGTTAATGATGCAATTAGCATCAGTGCAGTAACTGCCTTTGCCCAAAGTAAGTGGAACGGTGCACCACGTAAAGTGGCGATTGAAAATGGCATCCATACAGGTCTAGCTGTTTTAGGAGAAACATTCGCTGAGGAAGTCATCTCATTACAAATATATAATCATGAAGAGATTATAGCGGATTTTGATTTAAACCCTGATATACGAGGTGCCTTTAAAACAGGTGGTGCGAAAATGGCCTCTAAAAAAATGGCTACAGCGATAACGAAAAAGGCGATGATTAGCTCTGCCGCACTAAAAAAAGGCATTATGCTATTGAATACGAATGTAGTGACAGGTGCACTTGTTACAGGCATGATGTCGACAGTGGATATTGCGCATACGGTGAGAGGGAAAATGTCCTCACAGCAATTATTTAAAAATATCGCAAAAACGGCTGCTAGTGTAACCGGTGGTATGATAGGAATGCTTGTTGGAAGCGGTATTGGCCTGACAATTCCAAATGTTAGTACAGCGATTGTCAGCATGATTGGCGCAATTGTTGGATTGCTTATCGGAAGCGGCTTAGCTAGCAAAATTACAAAGCGAGCTCTTGATATGTTTATACGCGATGATGCACT belongs to Lysinibacillus louembei and includes:
- the serA gene encoding phosphoglycerate dehydrogenase — protein: MMTTQAVERATKAITVFIADPLSEDGIYPLIQESELNLNIITDTGLTQSQLIEKIANVDVLLVRSQTTVTREVIEAAKNLKLIGRAGVGVDNIDLAAATEHGIIVVNAPDGNTNSAAEHTIAMMTALARYIPQAFNTLKNGIWDRKSYVGVELKHKVLGIIGMGRIGVEVAYRAKGQRMKVIAYDPFLSEERAQELGVTKGTVDEVCAAADFITVHTPLLPETRNLINKERFAIMKDGVRIINCARGGIINEDDLYDAIVAKKVAGAALDVFITEPATDHPLLTLPEVIATPHLGASTIEAQESVAVDVSNDIIKFFKTGTVTNPVNMPSISKEKLAQIEPFFGLAEKLGQFLIQVTTEAVKELNISYAGDVANFDVRPLTANAIKGLLSTNHGTHVNNVNARYLAERIGMNINEHKTTTAKGFTNLITVEIKTANETHTVAGTLLNGLGARIVKVEGFVVDVIPAGNLLYVKNTDKPGAIGRVATKLAEKDINIATMQVGRDMVGGSAVMMLAIDNIVTAEDLQYVAQLENIDEVKAITL
- a CDS encoding enoyl-CoA hydratase encodes the protein MNYTTINLEILERKAILTLNRPQAMNAMDATMMQELANCLEQLHEQPDVQVLIVKGEGRAFSAGGDIKMMLGADGAVDFEALMSSITRFTKAYYTLPMLTIAQIHGAAAGLAFSLALASDVVVAEESAKLAMNFIGIGLVPDGGGHFFMKERLGVAKAKQLIWEGKVMEAQEALAQGLVDYVVPDSAATATVDQIVGKMLASPIAAMLETKQILHTEKLPELERILQAEAKAQAKMHATKDHQEGITAFVEKRPPNFIGQ